The Chryseobacterium geocarposphaerae genome window below encodes:
- a CDS encoding ligase-associated DNA damage response exonuclease has product MLLKFTSKGIYCIPGKFYIDPWRPVDLAVLTHGHADHARNGMKKYLCHHFTKPILHSRIGKEIECQSVEYGEVLNINGVKVSLHPAGHIIGSAQIRMEYKGYVCVVSGDYKIQDDGISTPFESVRCNEFVSESTFGLPIYNWLSVGAQEQQMRNWVQQNKTNGKTSVFIGYSLGKSQRIMKALEGLDELNVHYSIAKLNEAYESVGVQLPDYNTIDLREDKKHLDGKIVILPPALIDNPAMKKIPNLAYAICSGWMQIRGARRWRSADAGFAISDHADWQGLISAIKATEAEKVHITHGQTAVFSKYLNEIGIFADEVKTEYGNDEETTEFEPE; this is encoded by the coding sequence ATGCTCCTAAAATTCACGTCAAAAGGTATTTATTGCATTCCCGGGAAATTTTATATTGATCCGTGGCGGCCTGTAGACTTGGCAGTGCTCACTCATGGACATGCAGACCATGCGCGAAACGGAATGAAAAAATACCTGTGTCATCATTTCACCAAACCGATTCTGCATTCCAGGATTGGAAAAGAAATTGAATGTCAGAGTGTGGAATATGGTGAAGTATTGAATATTAACGGAGTAAAAGTTTCCCTACACCCTGCAGGGCATATCATTGGTTCCGCGCAAATTCGTATGGAGTATAAAGGCTATGTTTGTGTAGTTTCAGGAGATTATAAAATTCAGGATGATGGGATTTCCACTCCTTTTGAGTCCGTAAGATGCAATGAATTTGTCTCTGAAAGCACTTTTGGACTTCCCATTTATAATTGGCTTTCAGTAGGAGCCCAGGAACAGCAGATGAGAAATTGGGTTCAACAAAATAAAACCAACGGCAAAACTTCCGTATTTATAGGCTATTCATTAGGAAAATCACAAAGAATTATGAAGGCGTTGGAAGGCTTGGATGAGCTGAATGTTCATTACTCAATTGCCAAACTCAACGAAGCCTACGAAAGTGTTGGTGTACAATTGCCTGATTACAATACCATTGATCTGCGTGAGGATAAAAAGCATTTAGATGGTAAAATAGTGATTCTTCCGCCTGCTCTTATTGATAATCCTGCTATGAAGAAAATTCCGAATTTAGCGTATGCTATTTGTTCGGGATGGATGCAGATTCGCGGAGCAAGACGCTGGAGAAGCGCAGATGCAGGTTTTGCCATAAGCGATCATGCAGACTGGCAGGGTTTAATTTCTGCTATTAAAGCTACAGAAGCGGAAAAAGTGCATATTACCCATGGACAAACTGCTGTTTTCTCAAAATATTTAAATGAAATAGGAATTTTCGCTGATGAAGTGAAAACGGAATACGGAAACGACGAAGAAACCACAGAATTTGAGCCGGAATGA
- the ku gene encoding non-homologous end joining protein Ku has translation MRAIWNGAIGFGLVNIPIKLYSASESSTLDLDMLDKKDLSNIKYKRVNENTNKEVAWENIVKGYKIEDKYIVLEEEDFEAVSPEKSKILSILQFVKEEEVDPALFETPYFLEPQKNGEAAYKLLLKALTKTRMAGIGSFILREREILCMIRPYQDEILMVNRMRFPEEMRNYEDLKIPSGKAPKTEELKMAEALIKSLAEPFDPTRYRDTYNEDLLKIIRQKAKGKRVKTKEIKEPAGKATDLMAMLKASLESGKRKAG, from the coding sequence ATGAGAGCGATCTGGAATGGAGCAATAGGTTTTGGATTGGTAAATATACCGATCAAGCTGTACTCGGCCAGTGAATCGAGTACGTTGGATCTGGATATGCTGGATAAAAAAGATCTCAGTAATATCAAATACAAAAGAGTCAATGAAAACACCAACAAAGAAGTCGCCTGGGAAAATATTGTAAAAGGCTACAAAATAGAAGATAAATATATCGTGTTGGAAGAGGAGGACTTTGAAGCAGTAAGTCCTGAAAAATCAAAAATTCTCAGCATTTTACAATTTGTAAAAGAAGAAGAAGTGGATCCTGCTCTTTTTGAAACTCCCTATTTCCTGGAGCCCCAAAAAAACGGCGAAGCGGCTTACAAACTTTTACTTAAAGCTTTAACAAAAACCAGAATGGCAGGAATAGGCTCCTTTATTTTGAGAGAAAGAGAAATTCTGTGTATGATTCGCCCTTATCAGGATGAGATTCTTATGGTGAACAGGATGAGGTTTCCTGAAGAAATGAGAAATTATGAAGATTTGAAAATCCCATCAGGAAAAGCACCGAAAACAGAAGAACTGAAAATGGCTGAAGCACTGATCAAATCGCTCGCTGAGCCTTTCGATCCTACAAGATATAGAGATACTTACAATGAAGACCTTTTGAAAATTATACGACAGAAAGCAAAAGGCAAACGGGTAAAAACTAAAGAAATAAAAGAACCGGCAGGAAAAGCTACGGACCTTATGGCCATGCTAAAAGCCAGTCTTGAGTCAGGAAAGAGAAAAGCAGGATAA
- a CDS encoding DNA polymerase ligase N-terminal domain-containing protein yields MPLEEYHKKRDFKATSEPEGKEKESKAKLKFVIQRHAASRLHYDFRLEMDGVLKSWAVPKGPSLNPADKRLAMMVEDHPYEYRTFEGSIPKGNYGAGEVEIWDEGTYEPIEKIKGKTDDLVMRAELHKQSLKFILHGKKLKGEFALVKIKNSTEENAWLLIKHKDRYAVDEDYDAEEHTSKNSKVTAYLQEKSSKKKMIPPKA; encoded by the coding sequence ATGCCATTAGAAGAATATCATAAAAAGAGAGATTTTAAGGCAACTTCCGAACCGGAAGGCAAAGAAAAGGAAAGTAAGGCCAAATTAAAATTTGTAATCCAGCGGCATGCGGCATCGCGTTTACATTATGATTTCAGATTGGAAATGGATGGAGTTCTTAAAAGCTGGGCCGTTCCGAAAGGTCCATCCCTTAATCCTGCTGATAAAAGATTAGCCATGATGGTGGAAGATCATCCGTATGAATACCGGACATTTGAAGGAAGCATTCCCAAAGGAAATTATGGAGCCGGAGAAGTTGAAATCTGGGACGAAGGAACCTATGAACCCATAGAAAAAATAAAAGGCAAGACTGATGATTTGGTTATGCGTGCAGAACTGCACAAGCAATCTCTGAAATTTATCTTACATGGTAAAAAACTGAAAGGTGAATTTGCCTTGGTAAAAATCAAAAACAGTACAGAAGAAAACGCATGGTTGCTCATCAAGCATAAAGACCGTTATGCTGTCGATGAAGACTATGACGCTGAAGAACATACTTCTAAGAATTCTAAAGTTACCGCTTATCTTCAGGAAAAGAGCAGTAAAAAAAAAATGATACCACCGAAAGCCTGA
- a CDS encoding ligase-associated DNA damage response DEXH box helicase — protein sequence MTLKFEQSEGFRLIQKWLNDKGMSPFSFQKETWQRFSNGYSGMVVAPTGFGKTYSVFIAVLIDFFNHPEHYKTGLKLLWITPLRSLAKDLARAMQEAINEIGLDWIVEVRNGDTDAKQKQRQSKEMPDILLVTPESLHLLMAQKDNQRFFKNAKCIAVDEWHELLSTKRGVMVELALAVLKHRNPRIRIWGITATIGNLEEALDVLIPDSKKRTKVLAKEKKKIDILSVYPPEVEILPWAGHLGGKLVQEVVPVILKSKSTLVFTNTRSQAEMWYQLLLEAYPDFAGQIALHHSSIEAPLRQWVEENLNSGALKAVVSTSSLDLGVDFKPVDTVIQIGSSKGVARFMQRAGRSGHSPFETSTIYFVPTHSLELIEVSALKEAVKNKIIEKREPFILAYDVLVQFLVTLALGGGFYADELFPVIKNTYAFSELTQEEWQWCIYFITQGGKTGKNYEEFHKVVEEDDGKLVVEKRKIAMLHRMNIGVIVSDSMLRVKFLSGGYIGMIEEYFISKLHKGDKFVLAGRILEYVMLKEMTVYVRLSSGKAITPSWLGGRLPLSSNLSFFLRKKLAESLTPHSKEKELKFLHPLLVNQNENSHIPKEDEFLVEQIKTRQGNHLFFYPFEGRLVHEVMAALIAYRISKLYPISFSMAMNDYGFELFSDKEIKLSKDELHLILSKENLMQDVISSVNSTEMARRKFRDIAVISGMVIQTMPGRQVNNKSLQSSSGIIFSVLEDYDPENLLLRQAYTEVFNQQLEEVRLTAAFERIHQSKIIYIHSDRFTPLSFPIKVDSLRQSLSSEDLASRIHKMQEANLKKKNRRK from the coding sequence GTGACATTAAAATTTGAGCAATCCGAAGGTTTCCGGCTCATTCAAAAATGGCTGAATGATAAAGGAATGTCGCCTTTTTCTTTTCAGAAAGAGACATGGCAACGCTTTTCCAACGGCTATTCAGGAATGGTGGTTGCTCCGACAGGTTTTGGAAAAACGTACTCAGTTTTTATTGCCGTCCTTATCGATTTTTTTAATCATCCTGAACACTATAAGACAGGATTAAAGCTCCTTTGGATTACTCCCCTTCGTTCCTTGGCAAAAGATCTGGCAAGAGCAATGCAAGAGGCTATTAATGAAATTGGCTTAGACTGGATCGTGGAAGTAAGAAACGGTGATACTGATGCCAAACAAAAGCAAAGACAAAGCAAGGAAATGCCCGATATTTTGCTTGTAACTCCCGAAAGCCTGCATCTTCTGATGGCTCAAAAAGACAATCAGCGCTTTTTTAAAAATGCAAAATGCATCGCGGTTGACGAATGGCATGAATTGTTGAGCACCAAACGAGGCGTGATGGTAGAACTGGCATTGGCTGTTTTAAAACATAGAAATCCCAGGATCAGAATTTGGGGCATTACTGCAACCATCGGAAATCTTGAAGAAGCTTTAGATGTTCTGATTCCTGATTCTAAAAAGAGAACAAAAGTATTAGCTAAAGAAAAGAAGAAAATTGATATTTTATCCGTATATCCTCCTGAAGTTGAGATTTTACCATGGGCAGGACATTTGGGAGGCAAACTGGTACAGGAAGTAGTTCCTGTTATTCTTAAATCAAAATCCACACTTGTTTTTACCAATACACGGAGTCAGGCAGAGATGTGGTATCAGTTATTGTTAGAAGCATACCCGGATTTTGCGGGGCAGATTGCACTTCATCATAGTTCTATTGAGGCTCCTTTACGACAGTGGGTAGAAGAAAACCTTAATTCAGGTGCATTAAAAGCAGTTGTTTCTACCTCATCTTTGGATCTGGGGGTGGATTTTAAACCTGTAGATACCGTAATTCAAATTGGTTCCAGCAAAGGAGTTGCCCGTTTTATGCAGCGTGCAGGACGAAGCGGACATTCACCGTTTGAAACCTCTACCATTTATTTCGTACCTACCCATTCCTTAGAACTCATTGAAGTTTCGGCATTGAAAGAAGCAGTAAAAAATAAAATAATCGAAAAACGTGAACCTTTCATTCTAGCTTATGATGTCTTGGTACAGTTTCTTGTTACACTGGCTTTAGGAGGTGGATTTTATGCTGATGAACTATTTCCTGTCATTAAAAACACCTATGCTTTTTCCGAACTTACACAAGAAGAATGGCAATGGTGTATCTATTTCATTACACAAGGTGGAAAAACGGGAAAAAACTATGAAGAATTTCATAAAGTTGTTGAGGAGGATGATGGAAAACTGGTTGTTGAAAAAAGAAAAATTGCCATGCTTCACCGCATGAATATTGGCGTTATCGTCAGTGATTCGATGCTGAGGGTAAAATTTTTGTCGGGTGGTTATATTGGAATGATTGAAGAATATTTTATTTCAAAGCTTCATAAAGGCGATAAATTTGTTCTGGCAGGTCGGATTTTAGAGTATGTAATGCTGAAAGAAATGACGGTATATGTAAGACTATCCAGTGGTAAAGCCATTACACCAAGCTGGTTAGGCGGAAGATTACCGCTTTCTTCCAATCTTAGTTTCTTTTTAAGAAAAAAGTTAGCTGAATCTTTAACTCCTCATTCTAAAGAAAAGGAGTTGAAATTTCTACACCCTTTATTGGTGAATCAAAATGAAAATTCACATATTCCGAAGGAGGACGAGTTTTTGGTGGAACAGATCAAAACCCGGCAAGGCAATCATTTATTCTTTTACCCTTTTGAAGGTCGTTTGGTACATGAAGTAATGGCTGCTCTGATAGCATATAGAATTTCAAAATTATATCCTATCAGTTTTTCAATGGCGATGAATGATTATGGTTTTGAGCTATTTTCGGATAAAGAAATTAAATTGTCTAAAGATGAACTTCATCTTATTCTCTCCAAGGAAAATCTGATGCAAGATGTGATCAGCAGCGTTAATTCAACGGAGATGGCAAGAAGAAAATTTCGCGATATTGCCGTAATTTCCGGAATGGTCATTCAAACAATGCCGGGAAGACAGGTAAACAACAAATCATTGCAATCTTCTTCAGGCATAATCTTTTCTGTTTTAGAAGACTATGATCCCGAAAATTTATTGCTTCGCCAGGCTTATACTGAAGTCTTTAATCAGCAATTGGAAGAAGTAAGACTGACCGCTGCTTTTGAGAGGATTCATCAGAGTAAAATCATTTATATTCATTCCGACCGCTTTACGCCTCTGAGCTTTCCTATAAAAGTGGATAGCCTGCGACAATCCTTATCCAGTGAAGATTTAGCTTCAAGAATTCATAAGATGCAGGAAGCCAATTTGAAAAAGAAAAACAGAAGAAAATGA
- the pdeM gene encoding ligase-associated DNA damage response endonuclease PdeM — protein sequence MKIIEKFISIKEENLILTNQRALFWKEASALILSDLHLGKTAHFRKNGIPLPSDIILEDLKRLSNLIDHFNPEKIIIVGDFLHAGKNSEFEIYKNWKLQFPALKIILVKGNHDRISEKQLFELGISDIYSVYQENELIFSHEDLKNESQFVISGHLHPGVVLQSSTRKLKFPCYVVTENQLILPAFSTFTGLDTNNYFPEAQKYIFTQDSIHLIQ from the coding sequence ATGAAGATTATAGAAAAGTTTATTTCTATTAAAGAAGAAAATCTTATTTTGACCAATCAACGGGCTTTGTTTTGGAAAGAAGCTTCTGCGTTGATTTTGTCTGATCTGCATCTGGGAAAAACAGCCCATTTCAGAAAAAATGGCATTCCTTTACCTTCAGATATTATATTGGAAGATTTAAAAAGACTATCAAATTTAATTGATCATTTCAATCCGGAAAAAATAATTATAGTAGGTGATTTTCTTCACGCCGGAAAAAATTCGGAATTTGAAATCTACAAAAACTGGAAACTTCAGTTTCCGGCTTTAAAAATCATTTTAGTAAAAGGAAACCATGACCGGATTTCAGAAAAACAATTATTTGAACTGGGAATTTCAGACATCTATTCTGTTTATCAGGAAAATGAATTGATCTTCAGTCATGAAGATTTAAAAAATGAAAGTCAGTTTGTCATTTCCGGACATCTTCATCCCGGAGTTGTTTTACAGTCATCAACCAGAAAGTTAAAATTCCCCTGTTATGTTGTGACAGAAAATCAATTGATTTTACCGGCTTTCAGCACATTCACCGGACTAGATACGAATAATTATTTTCCTGAAGCACAAAAGTATATTTTCACCCAGGATTCTATTCATTTAATTCAATGA
- the ligD gene encoding DNA ligase D, whose protein sequence is MLCKTIEKPFDDKDWAFEIKWDGYRAIGDIRNDEIRLYSRNGMDFSKSFKKIADALTIQKHDMIVDGEIVAYDDKGKPNFQWLQRIAEKNTDLVLIYQIFDLLWLNGHSTENLSYLQRKELLKEALVENEIIRYHDHILEKGKDFFQAAENMGLEGIIAKKADSEYKENTRSSEWLKIKIHKSDEAVICGFTEPKGSRKQFGSLILGKYLNNELVFCGHTGTGFTDKSLKEIYQKMEPFITKESAFEVTPKTNTKATWLKPELIAEIKFTELTKDHIYRHPVFLRLREDIDPIDVKFDTDLPEKNPEMKPKTSTKKQPAADRVKKIGKQQVTLTNQNKLYFPEDDITKGDVIDYYQKIAKFILPHLKNRPQSLNRFPNGIEGLSFYQKDADEHTPDWVTLQKIFSESNDKYINYIICNDKETLAYLNNLGCIELNIWTSHIPKVDYPDYLVLDLDPSEKNTFEDVIETALAVKEVLDKAGIVGYPKTSGSSGIHIYIPMGGKYTYDQVKDFGHVLMQLVQQELPELTTLERSLQKRDKNKIYLDYLQNRRAQTLASVYSLRPKPGAPVSAPLDWKEVKKGLLPTDFTIHNMPERLQEKGDLFKPVLGKGIDLLKTIKKLENLE, encoded by the coding sequence ATGCTCTGCAAAACAATCGAAAAACCTTTTGACGACAAAGACTGGGCTTTCGAAATAAAATGGGACGGCTACAGAGCGATTGGAGATATCAGGAATGATGAAATCCGGCTGTATTCAAGGAATGGAATGGATTTTTCGAAATCATTTAAAAAAATTGCTGATGCTCTTACAATTCAGAAGCATGATATGATCGTAGACGGTGAAATTGTTGCTTATGATGACAAAGGAAAACCTAACTTTCAGTGGTTGCAAAGAATCGCTGAGAAAAATACGGATTTGGTTCTTATTTACCAGATTTTTGATTTGTTATGGCTGAATGGCCATTCTACAGAAAATCTTTCTTATCTGCAACGAAAAGAACTGCTGAAGGAAGCATTGGTAGAAAATGAAATTATCAGATATCATGACCATATTCTTGAAAAGGGAAAAGACTTTTTTCAGGCCGCTGAAAATATGGGACTGGAAGGAATTATTGCTAAAAAAGCAGACAGTGAGTATAAAGAAAATACCAGAAGCTCAGAATGGCTGAAAATAAAAATTCATAAGAGCGATGAAGCCGTAATCTGCGGTTTTACAGAACCTAAAGGATCAAGAAAACAGTTTGGATCACTTATTCTGGGGAAATATCTGAATAATGAACTTGTTTTTTGCGGACATACCGGAACAGGTTTTACAGATAAAAGCCTTAAAGAGATCTACCAGAAAATGGAACCCTTTATCACGAAAGAATCTGCATTTGAAGTCACTCCCAAAACCAATACAAAAGCAACATGGCTAAAGCCTGAATTGATTGCTGAAATAAAATTTACGGAGCTTACCAAAGATCATATTTACCGACATCCTGTCTTTTTAAGATTAAGAGAAGATATAGATCCTATTGATGTAAAATTTGATACTGACTTACCTGAAAAAAACCCGGAAATGAAACCCAAAACCTCCACAAAAAAACAACCTGCAGCGGACCGCGTAAAAAAAATAGGAAAACAACAGGTGACCCTTACCAATCAAAATAAGCTCTATTTTCCTGAAGATGATATTACTAAAGGAGATGTGATTGATTATTATCAGAAAATCGCCAAATTTATTCTACCTCATCTGAAAAACCGTCCGCAGTCGCTTAACCGTTTTCCGAATGGAATTGAAGGGCTTAGTTTTTACCAGAAAGATGCGGATGAGCATACTCCGGATTGGGTAACATTACAGAAAATATTCTCCGAGAGTAATGACAAATACATCAATTATATTATTTGTAATGACAAGGAAACTTTAGCCTATCTGAATAATTTAGGCTGTATCGAACTCAATATCTGGACAAGCCATATACCGAAAGTGGATTATCCGGACTATTTGGTCCTGGATCTTGATCCTTCCGAAAAAAATACATTTGAAGATGTCATTGAAACGGCATTAGCGGTAAAAGAAGTTTTGGATAAAGCAGGTATTGTTGGTTATCCGAAAACTTCCGGAAGTTCCGGCATACATATTTATATTCCTATGGGCGGAAAATATACTTATGATCAGGTAAAGGATTTTGGTCATGTACTGATGCAGCTTGTTCAGCAGGAGCTCCCTGAACTTACAACACTGGAAAGAAGTCTTCAAAAAAGAGATAAAAATAAGATTTACCTGGATTACCTGCAGAACAGAAGAGCGCAGACTTTAGCAAGCGTGTACAGCTTACGTCCTAAACCGGGAGCACCGGTCTCTGCGCCATTAGACTGGAAAGAAGTGAAAAAAGGACTTCTTCCTACAGACTTTACCATACACAATATGCCGGAACGATTGCAGGAAAAAGGGGATCTGTTCAAACCTGTGCTGGGAAAAGGGATTGATCTTTTAAAAACCATAAAGAAATTAGAAAACCTAGAATAA
- a CDS encoding pyridoxamine 5'-phosphate oxidase family protein codes for MSNAISPHENLSGSAAIEKIKNITEGAGTCFFSTRVNADTKSRPMALQDVDAEGNLWFLSDINSDKNHEITSDSEVELYFMNNSKYEYMFIKGKATISQDKALIEKYWTNFANAWFDGKDDPSISVIKVAPNDGYYYQTKENKLIAMSKMIFAAITGKSIEDGGIEGKLEV; via the coding sequence ATGTCAAACGCCATTTCACCTCACGAAAATTTGAGCGGCTCTGCTGCAATTGAAAAAATTAAGAATATTACAGAAGGTGCGGGAACTTGTTTTTTCTCAACCCGCGTAAATGCTGACACCAAAAGCCGTCCCATGGCTTTACAGGATGTAGATGCTGAAGGAAATCTATGGTTCCTGAGCGATATAAACAGCGACAAGAACCATGAAATTACCTCAGACTCAGAAGTAGAACTTTACTTTATGAATAATTCAAAATATGAATATATGTTCATTAAAGGAAAAGCTACCATATCACAAGATAAAGCACTGATTGAAAAATACTGGACCAATTTTGCCAATGCATGGTTCGATGGGAAAGATGATCCGTCCATTAGTGTTATAAAAGTTGCTCCAAACGACGGGTATTATTATCAAACTAAGGAAAATAAGCTCATAGCAATGTCTAAAATGATTTTTGCTGCTATTACAGGAAAATCTATTGAAGATGGTGGTATAGAAGGAAAATTAGAGGTCTGA
- a CDS encoding ATP-dependent DNA ligase — protein sequence MKDFANLINALDSTNKTSLKQEAILTFLKDAPSQDKMWFLALFTGKKPKRNVNSSFMKQWVMEAANIPEWLFVESYSSVGDLGETIALLLPEPQYTEERSLSEWMSKIIALKDCSEEQKKQFILDSWRSLDAVERFIFNKLLGGSFRIGVSSKTLINTIAKHYHLESTAVAHSIMGDWNPLEMDFDALIKGEYTNTNLSKPYPFCLAYSMEKSLDDLGPVKDWQIEYKWDGIRGQLIKRKDEIFIWSRGEELVTQQFPEIEEELSTWKGNFVLDGEILAYKGNIVLNFNELQKRLNRKSLTKKMLEEIPIVVFAYDLLEFDGEDYRHKPLTERRKKLEELLQNNPSEKIILSPIISYEDWNQLPEIREKSREINSEGLMLKNHSSPYHTGRKKGDWWKWKIDPLTIDAVLIYAQKGSGRRSAYYTDYTFAVKKEGKLVTIAKAYSGLTDKEIQEVSKFISNNVLEKFGPVRTVKPELVFELAFEGIGYSSRHKSGVALRFPRILRWRKDKKADEIDDIEDIKKLIP from the coding sequence ATGAAAGATTTTGCCAACTTAATTAACGCCCTTGACAGCACCAACAAAACTTCTTTGAAACAGGAAGCTATTTTGACGTTTCTGAAAGACGCTCCTTCACAAGATAAAATGTGGTTTTTGGCCTTATTTACAGGTAAAAAGCCCAAACGGAACGTTAATTCTTCCTTTATGAAACAATGGGTGATGGAAGCTGCCAATATTCCTGAATGGCTTTTTGTAGAAAGCTATTCTTCCGTGGGAGATCTCGGCGAAACCATTGCATTGTTACTTCCCGAACCTCAATATACTGAAGAACGATCACTTTCTGAATGGATGAGCAAAATCATAGCATTGAAAGACTGTTCTGAGGAGCAAAAAAAGCAATTTATTTTGGATTCTTGGAGAAGTCTTGATGCAGTAGAACGTTTTATTTTCAATAAATTACTGGGTGGGAGTTTCCGGATTGGAGTATCGTCTAAAACCTTAATTAATACAATAGCGAAACATTATCATTTAGAATCTACTGCCGTTGCACACAGCATTATGGGGGATTGGAATCCTTTGGAAATGGATTTTGATGCGTTAATCAAAGGGGAATATACGAATACTAATTTGTCTAAACCCTACCCTTTCTGTCTTGCTTATTCTATGGAAAAAAGTCTGGATGACTTAGGACCTGTCAAGGATTGGCAGATCGAATACAAATGGGATGGCATCCGTGGACAACTGATCAAAAGAAAAGATGAAATTTTTATCTGGTCTCGTGGTGAAGAACTGGTCACTCAACAATTTCCCGAAATCGAGGAGGAACTTTCCACCTGGAAAGGAAATTTTGTGTTAGATGGTGAAATTCTGGCATACAAAGGCAATATCGTTCTCAATTTTAATGAACTCCAAAAAAGATTAAACAGAAAATCTTTAACAAAAAAAATGTTAGAAGAAATTCCCATAGTTGTTTTTGCTTATGATCTTTTGGAATTTGACGGGGAAGATTACCGTCATAAACCACTTACGGAGAGAAGAAAAAAATTAGAAGAACTTTTACAAAACAATCCCTCCGAAAAAATTATTCTTTCCCCTATCATCTCTTATGAAGACTGGAATCAGCTTCCTGAAATCAGGGAAAAGTCCCGTGAAATCAATAGCGAAGGCTTAATGCTGAAAAACCATAGTTCGCCCTATCATACCGGTAGAAAAAAAGGCGACTGGTGGAAATGGAAAATAGATCCTTTGACCATTGACGCGGTTCTTATCTATGCTCAAAAAGGCAGCGGAAGACGAAGCGCTTATTATACAGATTATACTTTTGCCGTGAAAAAAGAAGGAAAGCTGGTAACCATTGCCAAAGCTTACTCGGGCTTAACGGACAAAGAAATTCAGGAAGTCAGCAAATTTATTTCTAACAATGTCCTGGAAAAATTTGGTCCGGTACGAACTGTAAAACCAGAATTAGTTTTTGAACTCGCTTTTGAAGGTATAGGCTACAGCAGTCGTCATAAATCCGGAGTTGCCCTTCGATTTCCAAGGATTTTACGATGGAGAAAAGATAAAAAGGCAGATGAAATAGATGATATTGAAGACATCAAAAAACTCATTCCGTGA
- a CDS encoding CinA family protein, with protein MEFHKKLLEYIGQSLMTADETISVAESVTSGCLQLALSQIPNASLIYKGGMTAYTLPMKVNLLNVDQEEAEKCDCVSENIAETMALNVAKLYETDWSIATTGYCTPIRNSSYKIFAFFSFSYKGEIIHTGKLELHPKTQALNAQLYYTEFILGCFKTEVSKARDVQSRLQLKINGNERIKVS; from the coding sequence ATGGAATTTCATAAAAAACTTCTGGAATATATTGGTCAGTCACTAATGACTGCAGATGAAACAATTTCGGTTGCCGAAAGTGTAACCTCGGGATGTTTACAGCTGGCTCTTTCTCAGATACCTAATGCATCATTAATTTATAAAGGAGGAATGACAGCCTATACTTTACCCATGAAGGTAAACTTACTGAACGTGGATCAGGAAGAAGCGGAGAAATGCGACTGTGTTTCGGAAAATATTGCAGAAACAATGGCCCTGAATGTTGCAAAACTCTACGAAACCGATTGGTCGATTGCCACAACAGGCTATTGTACGCCTATCAGAAATTCATCCTACAAAATATTCGCTTTCTTTTCATTTTCTTACAAAGGAGAAATCATCCATACCGGAAAACTGGAACTGCACCCCAAAACCCAAGCCCTGAATGCCCAATTATATTACACTGAATTTATTTTGGGGTGCTTTAAAACAGAAGTCAGTAAAGCTAGGGATGTACAATCAAGATTACAATTGAAAATAAATGGAAATGAAAGAATTAAAGTTAGCTAA